One segment of Trachemys scripta elegans isolate TJP31775 chromosome 1, CAS_Tse_1.0, whole genome shotgun sequence DNA contains the following:
- the LOC117885049 gene encoding alpha-2-macroglobulin-like protein 1 — protein MWTAITLSCLLHFAATSPILRYMVVIPADLHYPSSQAACVHINYNAGKLYATLVLERSGGQDVLLRKEITKEKTFECVKFQVVLPANSTEEVARIKLFITGRRIDIHEEKKVLIRRVNSGTFIQTDKPIYKPGQTVKFRIVTLNEDFIPLNDMYPLVFLQDPNNNRIGQWLDVAPQEGIADLYFQLAAELPLGTYIISVAKEKAHSSFSVEEYVLPKFEVVFEEPTQIYALDKTFPLRVCGRYTYGKGVQGTIQVSLCQKSWWYFYSTQRPPLCHHYNNQTDKMGCFSTSVYLSSFNQISPDYRSNIDAVVTLVEDGTEVQVNASHSFFISRTAGTATFEEVNPYYYTGEIYRGKIKIVDHQGKAMNNTPVYLILSYTRLRFNKTYITDDSGSVSFELNTNAWNGDSVSLEGRFLLQDPVYVPGTVNVYYQNAYHFIQPLYSTTKSFLRIVRVPGTVPCGKNESVQVDFRIYKKDLSYGPKSVDFSYYVIGKVGIVLSGQKTFLVGSSKMMTGTFFIPLVFTSDYAPAPTIVVYVIFPTGGIIADSAPFSVSMCFKNEVKIGFSEDEALPGSEVSLQLQAAPRSLCAVRAVDQSVLLMRPEKELSNSLIYGLFPHIFRGGYPYQVSEDDFLCWSREPHQPDVFMVFREMGLKIISNTHIKKPRECTTTVAMTTMMVTELESTLPMLTRPTFLTTFLGSLTTTGHRTTISPPAPTVEEKVRKYFPETWIWDLFSVGPTGNRDVPVTVPDTITEWKAGMFCTSEVGFGLAPTTSLLAFKPFFVEPTLPYSVIRGETFTLKATVYNYLLQCIKIKVTLAESPNFQLEPCEGCVYTSCLCANEAKTFNWRVTAKQLGSVNITLSTEALATKDLCGGEVPFIPERGRTDTLIKPLLVQPEGVLVEKAHSSLLCPKGVTPAQDSVSLELPPDVVEGSARATISVMGDIMGTALQNLDRLVQMPSGCGEQNMVLFAPIIYVLQYLEKTGQLTPEIRERATGFLHSGYQRQLLYKHHDGSYSAFGTTDQEGNTWLTAFVAKCFGQARPYIFLDDKNIRDALSWLQIYQLPSGCFRSVGKLFHTAMKGGVDGEVPLAAYITAAHLEIGEALNSTVVNKALSCLTSALPNITSTYTQALLAYAFALAHDTQRTQELLTKLDQKAIRTGGQIYWSQAPSQPPSAGVWSQPQSVDVELTSYVLLALLSKLNVTGADVATASGIVAWLTKQQNAYGGFASTQDTVVALQGLAKYAALTYSEKGDSEVIVKSKGGFERKFQVTHKNRLLLQQAVLTEIPGEFSVQAQGSGCVYAQTVLRYNEPPPQVSATFSVRITTQLIDCTKGDMRVVTIRIHVSYIGNRVTSNMVIVEVSLLSGFSLASGSLTSLQSSPLVRKTEVSQSGVSIYLDQLSNTTQTYVLQLEQEIEVINLKPGHIRVYDYYQPEEQALANYSAICS, from the exons AAGGAAAAGACCTTTGAGTGTGTCAAGTTCCAG GTTGTGCTTCCAGCTAACAGCACCGAGGAGGTTGCCCGCATCAAACTGTTCATTACTGGCCGCAGGATCGATATTCACGAGGAGAAGAAGGTTCTGATCCGTCGAGTCAACAGCGGCACCTTCATTCAGACAGACAAGCCCATTTACAAACCAGGACAGACAG tGAAATTTAGAATCGTGACCCTGAATGAGGATTTCATTCCACTCAATGACATG TACCCGCTGGTGTTCCTTCAG GACCCTAACAATAACCGGATTGGCCAATGGCTGGATGTGGCTCCACAGGAAGGCATTGCAGATCTGTATTTCCAGTTAGCtgctgagctcccactggggacaTACATCATCAGCGTGGCCAAAGAGAAAGCGCACAGCAGCTTCTCCGTGGAGGAGTATG TGCTGCCAAAATTTGAAGTGGTTTTTGAGGAGCCAACTCAGATTTATGCTTTGGATAAAACCTTTCCGCTCCGCGTGTGTGGCAG ATACACCTATGGGAAAGGCGTGCAGGGGACGATCCAGGTGAGCCTGTGCCAGAAGAGTTGGTGGTATTTCTACAGTACCCAGCGACCTCCTCTCTGTCACCACTACAACAACCAG ACTGATAAGATGGGTTGCTTCTCCACGTCTGTGTATCTTTCTAGCTTCAACCAGATCTCCCCCGATTACCGCAGCAACATAGATGCAGTGGTCACATTGGTAGAGGATGGCACAG AGGTGCAGGTCAATGCCTCCCATAGCTTCTTCATCTCCAGGACAGCTGGCACGGCTACGTTTGAGGAGGTTAATCCTTATTACTACACTGGCGAGATCTACAGAGGGAAG ATTAAAATTGTCGATCACCAAGGCAAAGCAATGAATAACACACCAGTTTACCTTATACTAAGCTACACCAGGCTGCGGTTTAACAAGACGTACATCACAGATGACTCTGGAAGCGTTTCCTTTGAGCTGAACACAAATGCTTGGAATGGTGACTCAGTCTCTTTGGAG GGGAGATTCCTGCTTCAGGACCCTGTATATGTGCCAGGGACAGTTAATGTGTATTACCAGAATGCCTACCACTTCATACAGCCATTGTACTCCACCACCAAGAGCTTCCTCAGGATAGTACGTGTGCCAGGAACAGTGCCCTGTGGCAAAAATGAGAGCGTGCAGGTGGACTTCAGAATTTACAAGAAAGACCTAAGTTATGGTCCCAAGAGTGTGGATTTTTCCTATTAT GTCATTGGGAAAGTGGGGATTGTCCTTTCAGGTCAGAAGACTTTCTTGGTTGGGTCATCAAAGA TGATGACAGGCACTTTCTTCATCCCTCTGGTCTTCACCTCCGACTACGCCCCAGCTCCTACCATTGTAGTTTATGTCATCTTCCCCACTGGAGGAATCATAGCTGATAGCGCCCCCTTCAGTGTCTCCATGTGCTTCAAAAATGAG GTGAAGATAGGGTTCTCAGAGGATGAGGCCCTCCCTGGATCTGAGGTCAGCCTCCAgctgcaggcagctcccagaTCCCTCTGCGCTGTCCGAGCCGTGGATCAGAGTGTCCTACTGATGAGGCCAGAGAAAGAACTGAGCAACTCCCTG ATCTATGGGCTGTTCCCCCATATTTTTCGTGGTGGATACCCTTACCAAGTGTCTGAAGATGACTTCTTATGCTGGTCTCGAGAACCTCACCAGCCTGACGTGTTTATGGTGTTCAGA gaAATGGGCTTGAAAATCATATCCAACACCCATATCAAGAAGCCGAGAGAGTGCACAACTACTGTGGCTATGACAACAATGATGGTGACTGAGTTGGAGAGCACACTCCCCATGCTAACCAGACCTACATTTCTCACAA CATTCCTCGGGAGTCTCACAACAACAGGACATAGGACCACCATTTCTCCACCTGCACCTACAGTTGAGGAGAAAGTTCGCAAGTATTTCCCAGAAACATGGATATGGGATTTGTTTTCGGTTGG TCCCACTGGAAACAGGGATGTCCCAGTCACAGTGCCTGACACTATCACTGAGTGGAAAGCTGGGATGTTCTGCACATCAGAAGTGGGCTTTGGACTCGCCCCAACCACCAGTCTCCTGGCCTTCAAGCCCTTCTTTGTAGAGCCCACACTGCCATACTCTGTGATCCGGGGAGAGACTTTCACCCTGAAAGCTACTGTCTACAACTACCTGCTGCAGTGCATCAAG ATCAAAGTGACCCTGGCTGAGTCCCCAAACTTCCAGTTGGAGCCGTGTGAGGGCTGCGTCTACACCAGCTGTCTGTGCGCCAATGAAGCCAAGACATTTAATTGGAGAGTCACAGCTAAACAACTAG GATCGGTGAATATCACCCTTAGCACAGAGGCCCTGGCCACCAAAGATCTCTGTGGAGGGGAGGTACCATTTATACCAGAGAGAGGACGGACAGATACACTGATCAAACCCCTTCTAGTCCAG CCAGAGGGAGTTCTTGTGGAGAAGGCTCACAGCTCCCTGCTTTGCCCTAAAGGAG TAACTCCAGCGCAGGATTCTGTGTCCCTGGAGCTGCCCCCGGATGTGGTTGAAGGTTCAGCCAGAGCCACCATCTCCGTCATGG GTGACATCATGGGGACGGCACTGCAGAACCTGGACCGGCTGGTGCAGATGCCCAGTGGCTGTGGGGAGCAGAACATGGTGCTGTTTGCTCCCATCATCTACGTGCTGCAGTATCTGGAAAAGACGGGGCAGCTGACCCCAGAGATCAGGGAGAGGGCGACAGGATTCCTGCACAGTG GGTACCAGAGGCAGCTGCTCTATAAACACCATGATGGCTCCTACAGTGCATTTGGTACCACAGACCAGGAAGGTAACACCTG gctgaCAGCGTTTGTGGCCAAGTGCTTTGGCCAGGCCAGGCCATACATCTTCTTAGATGACAAGAATATCCGGGATGCATTGAGCTGGCTGCAGATTTACCAGTTGCCCAGCGGCTGCTTCAGGAGCGTGGGGAAGCTCTTCCACACGGCCATGAAG GGCGGCGTGGatggggaggtgcccctggctgcCTACATCACTGCAGCACATCTGGAGATAGGGGAGGCACTGAAT AGCACCGTGGTGAACAAGGCCTTGAGCTGCCTCACTAGTGCCCTCCCCAACATTACCAGCACCTACACGCAGGCACTGCTGGCCTACGCCTTCGCTCTGGCCCACGACACCCAGCGCACACAAGAGCTGCTCACTAAACTAGACCAAAAGGCCATCAGAACAG GAGGGCAGATTTACTGGAGCCAGGCCCCCTCCCAGCCACCCAGTGCTGGTGTGTGGTCCCAACCCCAGTCAGTGGACGTGGAGCTGACGTCCTACGtgctcctggccctgctctcCAAGCTGAACGTCACTGGGGCTGACGTTGCCACAGCCTCTGGCATTGTGGCCTGGCTCACCAAGCAGCAGAACGCCTATGGTGGCTTCGCCTCCACGCAG gacACAGTGGTCGCCCTGCAGGGTTTGGCCAAATACGCAGCCCTGACGTACAGCGAGAAGGGAGACTCGGAGGTGATAGTGAAGTCCAAGGGGGGCTTTGAGAGGAAGTTCCAGGTCACCCACAAGAACCGGCTACTGCTGCAGCAAGCAGTGCTGACGGAAATCCCTGGGGAGTTCTCAGTGCAGGCCCAGGGCAGTGGCTGCGTCTATGCCCAG aCGGTGCTGAGGTACAATGAGCCTCCCCCACAGGTCTCTGCGACCTTCTCTGTGCGCATCACCACACAGCTGATCGACTGCACCAAGGGTGACATGCGCGTTGTCACCATCCGCATCCATGTCAG CTACATCGGGAACAGAGTCACTTCCAACATGGTGATCGTGGAGGTTTCCCTATTGTCCGGATTTAGCCTGGCTTCGGGCTCCCTCACATCA TTGCAGAGCAGTCCCCTGGTGAGGAAAACGGAGGTGAGCCAGAGTGGTGTCTCCATCTACTTGGACCAG ctgagcAATACGACTCAGACATACGTCCTGCAACTGGAACAGGAGATCGAGGTGATCAACCTGAAGCCAGGACACATCAGAGTCTATGACTACTACCAGCCAG AGGAGCAGGCCCTGGCTAATTACAGCGCCATCTGCAGCTGA